From Salvia splendens isolate huo1 chromosome 16, SspV2, whole genome shotgun sequence, a single genomic window includes:
- the LOC121772125 gene encoding putative late blight resistance protein homolog R1A-3 — protein sequence MDSSSRQTLSEMFDHLGKWRKTRKAKKRERLKFKWSQFHLSVVHGYVLKLNLTPHSDLLTRAKLLNPEFSNLVPENTAEHDQKVASLTHALQEVFVVPEKHQLFERGDEDPVDKNGMIAAFMDMLLRLLHNRPGSVNPIEDKIDSLRKMMRFLLAVLGHDQQTHHLFLTEFEKVANKAGSLVHLIIFSTDSISKSVEEGSGSLLRRMDDLKSRIIKRAITEPNATPKTAAGDSLFIVDSLLDDLGDLLSREDDMIAHVKDQIKMLQHELRLSISLIKGSRLPGMEGYVIRLAYEAEYLINSFLVGDASCRYFSVNISHVINKIKSIKPVIQGSENNLEAVALKFEQLSIQNKSSSNVEDVVGFEDKELEILQYLDGGLENLQIVAVCGMPGVGKTTLAKKMYNHPSFIHKFDVCSWCVVSQKYQMKNLLIDILVNLKVVLEKEDMLNTGEESLKVVIHQILYKRRYLIVMDDVWGSEAWDDLQACFPDNENGSRILLTSRNRKVAPPDSIICELPLMSNNNCWKLLRKKVFQDQPVPPNLKKTATRIARKCQGLPLAVVVVAGILSSMNKQDSTWRKVEGNLAKYMHAGEDNVMMQIVELSYVNLADHLKPCFLYFGVFPQGEQILVAELLRLWIAEGFIRKEEMRKTEIVAEKYLKELIDRSLVTVARSRTDGGIKDCVVHDLLHEFCLKKCKEENLHTVVDNNYSINKKHQRLCIRDFTSSPRSPLFGLHIRSILGCFPTSGFLNMKLLRVLLLQGLVSYGSLNEIRHLYNLRCLAIGYGLSSPQLEELKLAFLSSLVNLEFLQVMSQFYLVCVPSAMARMKKLRYINVNTQVYFGEQSSSQPNNLEFLSKVTIRDLNDENMLKCSPNLRELKCKCFPLVVEETGELRYPDFSFFTQLELLHLEGSFINTIVDISLPSNVKELTLSGLYLPWEKISVIGRLQNLQNLKLLFGAFDGEIWETREGEFQQLRVLVLKTVYDLREWKVESSDHFPRLRWLVLDDCQHLQEIPAAVGEIDTLEVVEIKGYCQETLMKSAEEIEKEQREAGNDGLKFHLHKIIGLTSETASSFFLSLLS from the exons ATGGACTCTTCCTCTCGACAAACACTCTCAGAAATGTTTGATCATTTGGGAAAATGGAGGAAGACGAGAAAGGccaaaaagagagagagactCAAATTTAAGTGGTCTCAGTTTCATCTCTCTGTGGTTCACGGTTATGTCTTAAAACTAAACCTCACCCCACATTCCGACCTTCTGACCCGGGCCAAGCTGCTGAACCCTGAATTCTCCAACCTCGTACCTGAAAATACTGCTGAACACGACCAGAAAGTGGCGTCTCTCACCCACGCGTTGCAGGAAGTTTTCGTCGTCCCAGAGAAACACCAGTTGTTCGAGAGGGGCGACGAGGATCCAGTCGATAAAAATGGGATGATCGCAGCCTTCATGGATATGCTTCTGCGCTTGCTGCATAACCGACCTGGTTCGGTGAATCCAATTGAGGATAAAATTGACTCTCTAAGAAAGATGATGAGATTTCTTCTCGCTGTTCTTGGCCATGATCAACAAACTCATCATCTCTTCTTGACAGAATTTGAGAAAGTTGCCAATAAAGCTGGGAGTTTGGTTCATCTCATCATTTTCTCaactgattcaatatccaaatcTGTTGAAGAGGGCTCTGGATCTCTTCTACGACGCATGGACGACTTGAAATCCAGAATCATCAAGCGAGCTATTACTGAACCGAATGCAACTCCGAAGACAGCTGCAGGGGATTCTCTCTTTATCGTCGATTCTTTACTTGATGATCTCGGAGATCTATTGAGCAGGGAGGATGATATGATTGCTCATGTGAAGGATCAAATCAAAATGCTGCAGCATGAGCTAAGGCTTTCCATCTCTTTGATCAAGGGGTCTCGACTTCCGGGGATGGAAGGATATGTGATAAGACTTGCCTATGAAGCAGAGTATTTAATCAACTCTTTCTTGGTTGGAGATGCTTCTTGCAGGTATTTCTCCGTCAACATATCTCATGTCATCAACAAAATTAAGTCTATCAAGCCAGTGATCCAAGGAAGTGAAAATAATCTTGAGGCCGTTGCCTTAAAATTCGAACAACTATCAATACAAAACAAGAGCAGTAGTAATGTTGAAGATGTAGTTGGCTTTGAGGACAAGGAATTGGAAATTCTGCAGTATCTCGATGGTGGATTGGAGAATTTGCAAATTGTAGCCGTATGTGGGATGCCTGGTGTTGGTAAGACAACTTTAGCCAAGAAAATGTATAATCATCCCTCTTTTATACATAAGTTTGATGTATGCTCCTGGTGTGTAGTTTCCCAGAAATACCAAATGAAAAATCTGTTGATTGACATTCTTGTTAACTTAAAAGTGGTGTTGGAGAAGGAAGACATGCTCAATACCGGAGAAGAAAGCTTAAAAGTAGTGATTCACCaaattttatataaaagaaGATACCTAATTGTGATGGATGATGTGTGGGGTTCGGAGGCATGGGATGATTTACAGGCATGCTTCCCAGATAACGAAAACGGGAGCAGGATATTGTTGACTAGCAGGAACAGGAAAGTGGCTCCACCTGACAGTATAATATGTGAGCTTCCCCTTATGTCAAATAACAATTGCTGGAAACTACTAAGGAAAAAAGTGTTCCAAGACCAACCTGTCCCTCCAAATCTGAAAAAGACTGCAACAAGAATTGCAAGAAAGTGTCAAGGGTTGCCACTTGCAGTTGTTGTTGTAGCTGGAATTCTTTCTAGCATGAACAAGCAAGACAGTACATGGAGAAAAGTGGAAGGAAATTTAGCAAAATATATGCATGCTGGTGAAGACAATGTGATGATGCAAATTGTGGAACTCAGTTATGTTAATCTAGCAGATCACCTGAAGCCGTGCTTTCTTTATTTTGGAGTGTTTCCACAAGGTGAGCAAATCCTCGTTGCGGAGCTGCTGAGGCTTTGGATTGCTGAGGGATTCATACGCAAAGAAGAGATGAGGAAGACAGAGATTGTAGCAGAAAAATACTTAAAGGAGCTGATTGATAGGAGCCTTGTAACTGTTGCAAGAAGTAGAACAGATGGTGGAATTAAAGATTGTGTTGTTCATGATCTATTGCATGAGTTCTGCTTGAAAAAATGCAAGGAAGAAAACTTACATACAGTGGTGGACAA CAATTACTCCATAAACAAGAAGCACCAGCGCCTATGTATCCGTGATTTCACAAGCTCTCCAAGATCGCCTCTGTTTGGGCTGCATATCCGCTCGATTCTCGGCTGTTTCCCAACATCCGGTTTCCTCAACATGAAACTACTGAGAGTCCTCCTTTTGCAGGGACTGGTCTCTTATGGGAGCTTGAATGAAATCAGACATCTATATAACCTGAGATGCTTGGCAATAGGATATGGCTTGTCGTCACCACAACTTGAGGAACTCAAACTAGCCTTCCTCAGCAGCCTTGTCAACCTAGAATTTCTCCAAGTGATGTCTCAATTCTACTTGGTATGTGTACCCTCAGCAATGGCCAGAATGAAGAAGTTGAGATACATCAATGTAAACACCCAAGTGTATTTTGGCGAACAAAGTAGCTCCCAACCCAATAACCTTGAGTTCCTCTCCAAGGTTACCATTCGGGACCTAAACGACGAAAACATGCTGAAATGTTCACCTAATCTTCGGGAACTCAAATGCAAGTGCTTTCCACTTGTGGTGGAAGAGACGGGGGAGCTCCGGTATCCTGATTTCAGCTTCTTTACTCAGCTCGAGTTGCTACACTTGGAAGGCAGCTTCATCAACACAATCGTGGATATTAGCCTTCCCTCAAATGTGAAGGAACTCACTCTGTCCGGATTGTACTTGCCATGGGAGAAGATTTCAGTGATTGGAAGACTGCAAAACCTTCAAAACCTGAAGCTATTGTTTGGCGCTTTTGACGGCGAGATATGGGAGACGAGAGAGGGGGAGTTCCAGCAGCTCAGAGTGTTGGTGCTCAAGACAGTGTATGATCTGAGAGAGTGGAAGGTTGAGAGCAGCGATCATTTTCCAAGGCTGCGGTGGTTGGTTTTGGATGACTGCCAGCATTTGCAAGAGATTCCGGCGGCGGTGGGAGAAATAGACACGCTGGAGGTGGTTGAGATCAAAGGGTACTGCCAGGAGACATTGATGAAGTCTGCAGAAGAGATAGAGAAAGAGCAAAGAGAAGCAGGAAACGATGGGCTGAAGTTCCATCTCCACAAGATTATCGGCTTGACATCTGAAACAGCTTCCAGCTTCTTCTTGTCTCTGCTTAGTTAA